The genomic region tgattaggggactgagcacatgacttatgaggagaggctgagggaactgggattatttagtctgcggaagagaagagtgaaggggaatttgatagtagccttcaactacctgaaagggggttccaaagaggatggagcgcggctattctcagtggtggcagatgacagaacaaggagtaatggtctcaagttgcagtgtgggaggtctaggttggatattaggaaaagctttttcactaggagggtggtgaagcactggaatgggttacctagggaggtggtggaatctccttccttagaggtttttaaggcctggcttgacaaagccctggctgggatgatttagttggggattggtcctgctttgagcagggggtgggactagatgacctcctgaggtcccttccaaccctgatattctatgatcacaaccttaactctgcccccttagAGATGCTGGCCTCCCAGCTGATAGCTTTAATACATCTGTGCCCCTTGCACACCATTGGCAGGTGGGATGAAATGTCATTGAGCAGTGATTTAGACTCTCCGGATCTCTTGTTCTTTCTTCGGAATTTTGCAGACCTCGCGAGAGGGACCCTGATGCTAACCAACCTCTCCAAGGAGATGTCTGGGACGTACGTCTGTACGGCAGCAAATGTAGCTGGCAGCTCCAAGTGCAACATCACCCTGGAGGTGAATTCACGTGAGTATGCTCCCTGAGAAACGGGCTCTGCACTCCTGGAGCCTCAGTGAGGAGGAGACGTGGCCATTAGACCTGCCATTAATGCTTGAAGTGACCTAGATCCTTGGAAGGGAGAGTTAGCCGCCGGAGGGGAGGAGCCTGGGAACGGCTGAGGGATTCCAGCCTGCTCAAAAGGCATGTGATGTACTTGTGACCTGGGAGATGTTGCTGCTGACCTAGAATGCGTGAACCATGCACAAGATTGGGGAATTTATTAATAAGGCTAAGATCTttttcacagttatttttagtaaaaatcactaACAGATCATGAGTAATAAAAATTCATGGAGGCCGTGACTTGTCCTTTACTTTACTACAAATAACCGGGGGCAGGGCTAGGTaggggggaggaatggagtccCATGGAGGGGGACACTGACAGGCCAAGCCCGGCATagccttgacttcagtggctgcAGCGGTGGGCGCTGCCACGGGGGGcacacagcccctgctccagagctGGCCCAGCTGCGGGACAGGGGTGCGCGGCCGCGGGGGGGAGGCAATGGCTCTTGGAAGCCACATGCTGCAGCCCCGGGTGAaagccgcagggctggggcgcaTGGCCCTGGCTGCAGTCCCGCCAAGCCTGGGACACTGCgggactggggcacatggccCGGCTGCAGCCCCTGGCGGAAGccgcggggctggggctgcagggtcctggttccagccagccccagttgCAGGGCAGGGACATACAGTCCCGCCTCCTCCTCCTGAAGtgtagaagtcacagaggtccggTAAAGTCTTGGAATCCGTGACCAAATCGTAGCCTTAATGAACATTGGCTGAGTGTTACCACTAGCAGCACCCTGCTCAGATGGCAGCAAAGGCCAATAGGATCCTGGAGGACATCAAAGAAGGGGACTTCTGTACCATAGGATGGCCCCACTCCTGAAGCAATGAGCTGTTCCCaccacttccccttcccccatttcgAGACAAGTGGGAGAAGCCCAGCTTTGCCgtgcagcaggcagccaggcCGGCCCCTCTCACACTGGCTTCGGTGCTGCATTGCTCTGGCCCTGGCGTTCCTCTCtctacattctctctctctctctggctctctgTAGCGCTCAGTGCAGCCGTGATTGCTGGAGCCGTGGTGGGGTCTCTCATTGGAGTCGGCTTAATTATCTTGTTTGTTCTCCAAATGTTCGTCTAtcgaaagaaaaagaaagacccGCAGGAGGAAATGGCCAACGAGATCAAGTGAGTATCCCCGCATTGCTTGGCAAAGACCATGTGAAACGTCCCAGACACAGTCCCTCCGTGGCCCCTTGACAGCTGGTCACAGAGCTGCATGCGCAGACCCGCCTGCTGGAAGGGAAGATGAGTGTTAACTGCGGAAAGGCATGACGGGCACAAAACCACTATCTGCTTTGAGGTTGGGGATGCTGTTATAGAGCTGCCAACTCTCAGGAGCCCTCTGCTATTTGGTGTTTGTAATAAagtcccagctcccagagtcatgcAATTAttatgagactctcagctttcatgtaaaaaaagtttctagccctctggagtgaggagaaaagcttgaaaacagacacctaaaggttaaaaaacagacaacaattttttttaaacccagatttatttatttttgaatcctgtgtccagttctggtgtccataggtcaagaaagatgttgatacattggagagggctcagagaagagccaaaggaataattaaaggatgccttatagtgatagactgcaggagctcaatctatttagcctcACAAAGatgattaaggggtgacttgattacagtctataagtacctacaaagggaatgaatatttaataatgggctcttctgtctagtaaagaagctagacaaatttcagattggaaataaagtgtaaatttttaacaatgagggtattAACCATGGAACAATTTTACTAAGGGTCGTgttggagtctccatcactgacaatgtttaatcaagatgggatgtttctcTAGAACTCTGCTCTAGAAACTATTTGGGGatagttctctggcctgtgctaccaggaggtcagactagatgatcacaaaatACTAGCAGTATTCATAGATTCCTTCTGgctggaatctatgaatactgCTAGTAGCACTGCCTGTAGTTAAGGTtacctgacactttccattataaaatgcatccgatgaagtgagctgtagctcacgaagcttatgctctaataaatttgttagtctctaagtgccacgaGTACtgctttctttttgcgaatacaggactaacacagctgctactctgaaacctttccattataagactctgttttcagttgcatgTAACTATGGGAAACTTTAACCatgtgggctgaaattttctaggACAGGTGTTTGCCTCAGACTGAATTGTGTTCCAACCAAAATAatccagccatttctgagaatgagattagggaaaaatgcattgttttggcCATGCTAAAAAAAATTCGTACAACCTTTCAGTTGAAAAGCTCCAGTGCCTCCATGCTTTAGCACGGGGGTTTGAAATTTGGCCTAGGGTCACTCTGGtgtcaaggatgtgccttttgctgttcctatGAAATttacccaaatttggccaactgatgagcctttgaaaaatctcaaagtTCTTACTTTACCAGCTAATGTcactgaagattccatctgcactgagcatgctccatcccatcACAGTTCCCACGTGTGAGCACATTTCACATACACCGTCCTATTTGCACAGTGTGACTTGCATGTTCATCCTGGGGCTGCGGGGGCTGAGCAAGGTTTCTTTGCAATTGCTCCTTCTTGCTGCCAGGGCCTGCAGCAgtctgggccaggagcagagaacAGACTGCCTGTCTCCCCTGTGCAATCAGTCCCATCCTTCCTCACTGGCACCCAGGCAGCAAGAAGGAAAGGGAGGAACAGCTTGACTGGAAtgctgggaggaggcaggggcaggaTATGCGGAGAGGAAGGTTGAAGGAACCATGAGGGAAAAGAGGGGCAAGAGCCCAGAGTGCGGGAGAAGCAAGAGATTCAGGAAACAATGCGGGGCAACAGTGGGACAGGGGGAAAGACAGGGTGGGGGGGGTAGCTGGGTCTATAACCACTAGGGAACACTCCCTCCAGAGCTTGGAATTGAATCCATGGTCCTGAGTCTCTACATTCCTCTGCTGCCAGAAAATAGCTGGAAACCTGCTGGCAAAGTCTCTTTCATCACACTCTGGTGCTTGCTCTATAGAGGATAACAGCCAACTACCAGCTACCGATTGCTCTGCGAGCCGGGGTGGTAGAGGTCTGTGCCATGGATCTAAAGTTAACTTTTAGGTTGCATGGGCAGCTTTCAGTCGAACATTCCCAACTTTGAGTGCTTTGACTTTGCAATTTTAATGTCCCGTTCatgtttttaatgttaatttaTCAAAACCAAATATTCAGAGTCCAAACCCCCAGCAGTCCAGGTCTACAGGCAGCCTGTGCTCAGGATCACTGGACCCAATGCTTGCCAAGTCATTTGTCATCTGCTTATACGTCCCCCGTTGGTGTAATGGCCCAATTGGAGCATTTTCTGGGAAGTGTGTGGTACTTAAGTCTCAGATCGAGTTTCCAGTAATGGAAACTCCTTCCATGGCTAGGAGTGAGGCCAGCAGGGAGTGTGACTACACAGAGACCCTGTCCGCTGTCGCTGGCTCCTGGCACTGACTCCATCTCTGCTTTCCTTTTCAGGGAAGATGCTATTGCTCCAAAGACACCTTCTTGGGCTAAAAGTTCCGGTTCTGACATTGTCTCCAAAATGGTACCTTGTCATCCGTGCACACGACCCGGGACCACAAAACTGTACCCATCCAAGCCCGCTTCAGACACAGCCTCCATCACCACCGCCGCCCGGCAGCACACGTGGGCTACAAACCTCCCTATAGCACCGAGGAGCAGAACCCTAACGCCCACCCAGCTTGTCAGCCAGAGCCCTGCATCTCTATTTCCCACAGGAATGGAACGGCAGCATACCCCAGCACTGTGCACAAGCAATAGGAACACTCTGCACAGGACAAATGGGGCACAGCCGCAGGTCCCCCCGGCAGGAGCTCCCGTCCCTCAAGGGCTAAACCACCTCTACCCCTTACAGAATGGGTGCGGTCCAGTCATGGTGCCTGCCCCAGAGCCAAGCAGGGTCCCCTGGTGTAAGCATCCAGCAGCTTGGGTGCCCTCTGTATGCTGGAGTGGCTGGGGAAATGGCCATTAATCCCAAGCAAAGCAGACTGGAAACATCGCGACCAAGCCACCTCCAAGCTCCTGTGAATCAGGGCTGAGCATGTGAGGGGGAGCCGTGCGCACGGCATCACGCACAGACTGCGGGAGCTTCCCAGGGACAGGCTTCCTCAGATACGCACCCTGCCAGCTCCCAGGGTTATCCTTCCAAACGCCTTCCGGCCCCGGCCCACTCCCCCGAGAGCTAGGAGCCAGCCCGGATCCCCTCCGTGTGGGGAGGCTGCTGGCCGCAGACTGTTTATTGAAGGAATGCCGCTGCTCTTGGTGTTGCTAGTTCCTGCCATGGACTTCAGCCCCTGCTGCTTCTTGTAGGACAAGGGCTTACAACCTTTTTTCAGCTGCAGACCCCGAACAAATTTCGGATGGCGGCGCgggcccctttggaaattcaaACTGTGTTCTGCGGATATAgatgttggaacaatttgtacagtgtgggtgctgagagccactgaaccgaACTGTAGCCCTGTAaatgatgaaaaccacttcaagccagggggtgcgggaGCACCCCTCGCCCCcgtagttccagcatctatgtccACAGACTCCTCTCATAGAAATGTTAGACTGCAAAGGGCCTTGGGCTTGTGTGGTAACGACAGCACGTCTGGGGTTTGACCTGTAGGTGGGGGTATCCACATACTTTTGGTTGGTCCGAAAAACAGAATGCCTTTCCTGGGGTCCGGAACCTTGTTTTCATCGTCACCTTTCGCGAGAGTCTGTGGGCCCCCAGGGggctgcggaccacaggttgaaaaccactgttgtagGAAAAGTCCTGCTGAGATCAGACGGTCTGAACCCATCTGCGGGATTTCAGCGTCAGGTAGAACTGGAACCTGTAGACATAGAGCTGCCCTTCCCTTgggctggcgcagggcagggcaaggctgaGCTGACCCCAGTACAGGCTTGGTTATTTCCAGCCTGAGGGAGCCATAACCACAGGGCTTGAAAGATCCACTTGCTAGCTGGGGGGAGATGGGACTGCGTGGCCAATGGTGTCTGTGGGATTTAAGCTTCTGCTTCCGCCCTTGTGGCTGGACAGGGACCTCCCATGTGCGACCCCACATGGTGCCACCTTGGTGGTGCTTGGAGGGAGTTTACCCATGGCTGGCGAATGGCATCCATGAAGGGCGCAGAGAGCGGGCATGCTGCGAGTATGGACAGGCCTGGATGGTGACCGGCCTGTGCCTTGCTTGGAGCAGCAGCCATGGGGCTGAAGCAACTTGCTCTCGAGTCTCCCCGGGGTCTGTTCTCCTCTGCTGGGGCTCTCAATGGAGTTGCACTTGGTAAAGATCCCCCAGGCTCCTGAACCcggggccctgccctgccctgcgtAACAGGGCCTCTGCGGCTTCCCTTCAGGAGATGGTTGTGAGCATGTGCTATTAACCTGTGTGTAACACTCTAGAATAACCTTATAGCCTAATATCCTAACGACTGATTCCTAAGGACGCCTTCAGCATTTGAAATCATACTGTGCAATTATTATTTTGGTTTATTCAATGGACTTCTTAAATCTTGTGTATTCGCTTTATTTTTTGATAACACATAATTTATTCCTGTAGATACTAACCACTCTTCCAGCCTGGACTGTACCCCTCTAATCCATCTCATGCTGGCTGTTTCTAGATGTCCATCAGACCCTTCTGTTGGGTGTGATGGGGAGGCACTGAAAGATTATTTTTCTGTACAAtttcaaaatgtaatatttttcataAGTGATCATTAAAAGTGTTtctgtttttgtatttaaaatagggCCGAGCTAGCTGTGATTCTGGGAGGCGGGGCAAGCGGTAAACAGGAAGCGCTCAAGATCTTTGCCACCTCCTCTCGCTGGCTGTCTTTGTAGGCAAACAAAGCTGTATGCAAACTCTGTGCTAGTAGCTGCCATGG from Dermochelys coriacea isolate rDerCor1 chromosome 22, rDerCor1.pri.v4, whole genome shotgun sequence harbors:
- the ESAM gene encoding LOW QUALITY PROTEIN: endothelial cell-selective adhesion molecule (The sequence of the model RefSeq protein was modified relative to this genomic sequence to represent the inferred CDS: inserted 3 bases in 2 codons; deleted 4 bases in 3 codons) — its product is MEPLPLALGLAALLGLSSALLEVSVGQASISTIQGQRVVLPIWYTSISQRSPYVSWVLERPGANRLQILTYMDGTVKVQETYLKNRTGFVHPMPFFNISIAINNTQEMDSGEYMCTVNILDEDAINGKNIGLINLTVLVPPSPPACQIHGKPYLGGNVTMSCKSSFSKPSPKYSWQRTAPNTQVFFAPVQDLARGTLMLTNLSKEMSGTYVCTAANVAGSSKCNITLEVNSPLSAAVIAGAVVGSLIGVGLIILFVLQMFVYRKKKKDPQEEMANEIKEDAIAPKTPSWAKSSGSDIVSXNGTLSSVHTTRDHKLYPSKPASDTASITTAAAAHVGYKPPYSXPRSRTLTPTQLVSQSPASLFPTGMERQHTPALCTSNRNTLHRTNGAQPQVPPAGAPVPQGLTTSTPYRMGAVQSWCLPQSQAGSPGVSIQQLGCPLYAGVAGEMAINPKQSRLETSRPSHLQAPVNQG